From the Scyliorhinus canicula chromosome 4, sScyCan1.1, whole genome shotgun sequence genome, the window agaaaatcagGAGTGGGGTCAATTCAAGAAGGGTGCGGGTTCAAGGGCCACTCTCAGTCTTGAATGAGTCAAAAATGAAGGGTCACAttccactgcagtactgagggagtgttccaGCATTGGGTATGCTGTCTATTGGATGAAGTGTTAAACCGAAGCCCTGTCAGTCATCTCAGATGGGCATAAAAGAACCAATAGCAGAGGTAGAAGGAGGGCAGGGGAGTTAACCCGATGTCCTCAACAGTATTTATCCTTCAAAGCAGCATCACAAAATAGATTTtcttggtcattatcacattcctaTTATGGGAGCATGCTGTGTGACAATTGTTTGCAGAACTTCCTATATTAtaatatttcaaaagtacttcattgactgtaaagagcTTTGGGATGTCTCGTcatgaaaggcacaatataaatgttAGACTGGAAGTTTGGATAATGGAGCCTTCCAATCTCgttctcttgtctttctttgcCAGCAAGAAATGTGAACAAAGCTAGTTCCCAGCTTGGTTAACATCCCACAGCCAGGACAAGAACATTGCAACTGTGCTGAAGCCGACTGACGAGGGACAGCCAGACTGCAAATGTTTCCCAGACCAGGTTGAACGtgataaataacagatagatgatttttttcccccctaaaagacattagcaTATGAGCTTTATATTCAGCACTATTCTTACAATGATTCACTATTTTGCACAGGTACATTTCATTCGAAGTACACTGCAAAAACATTAGCAACAGCAAAGAGAGATCGGTTACagaaagagaaggaagagaaTGTGTCAGTGCTGGAATTCCAGAGACAGCGGCTGCCGACGCGGATGCTCTGTTCATTCAGCTGTCCAATATGGATTAAAACAATAATCTTGTATCGTGGAATCATGAGATCCTTTATTCGAGCTTTTATAACCTAAAAATGAGAAGTATTATTTTACAACAATTTATTAAATATATGGAAAGCCAGCTAATATCCTCtggcaataattcccttctcaaAAACAGACTGTGTGCACCTAATATCAATTCCCAACACCAATTCAATTTGTAAAACATAGTTTTCTCGGAGATACGTGAGCCATATGCTCACATACCCTATCTACACGACAAGTTTTGTTTCAAGCCTGGTTCACTGTGGGAACCAGTACTGAAAGGCACCAGGTTGAGGTCTCACAGGTGTGGCTGTTAAATCCGGTTAATGAGGTTGTTGAATCGGGCCCTCTATCCTCACTTGCATTACGGATCACGGGACATAACATTTTTCAAGGTTCTAGTGCTGCCACTAAGTACTGGAAGTTGTTCAAAATTACTTATCCCACAGAAAGTGAGCAgagataatgggcgcgattcaacaaCCTCAATAACCGGATTTAACAGCCACACCTGTGAGGCCTCAACCTGGTGCCTCTCAGTACTGGTTCACACAGTGAACCAGGCTTGAAACAAAACTTAGCGCGTAGATAGGGTATGTCCCAAGGAAGAACGGATTAATTTTGGGCAGAAATGCAGATtgtgcacttttaaaaaaaaaatttagagtacccaattctcaatttccgcctggaggtcggtgaccagtggtgtccagcAAGGATCTATTctcggacctctgctctttgtgacttttataaatgacttggatgtggaaatggaagggtgggttactaagtttgtcgatgacacaaaggttgggggagctgtagatagtgttgagggttgctgcaggttacaacaggacattgacaggatgcagagctgggctgagaagtggcagatggagttcaactttgataaatgtgaagtgattcattttggaaggtcgattttgaatgctgaatacaggtttaaaggcaggattcttggaattgtggaggaacagagggatcttgaggtccacatggatccctcaaagttgccacccaggttgataggattgttaagaaggcgtatgatgtgttggctttcattaacagggggattgagtttcagagccacaaggttttgctgcagctttataaaaccctagttagaccacacttggaatattgtgtccagattTGGTCGCCTCAtgagaggaaggatgtggatgctttagagatggtacagaggagatttaccaggatgttgcctggattggagggcatgtcttatgaagaaaggttgagggagctagggcttttctcactggagcgaagaagggagagaggtgacttgatagaagtgtattaggtgatgagaggcatggatagaggggagagccagagacttttcccaaggtggaaatggctgtcagcaGCAGACATAAAAGAAGAAATTCCCTGTATAACTTTCTGAAGATGTAATTACCTGCAGCTTCACCAGCACCCTAacacctccctccacagcaagagaTGTCAAATGCCAGCATACGAGACCGTCAATTTAATACCACATTATGCTGAGCTTTTGACAGTGTTGACTGTGGGTTCACAGTGGTCCCCAGGTGAAATGAGTTTGATATACAAGCTTTCCTCTCAGGGGCTGTGCAGAGAcgctggctgggattttccagtctccgtcccgaaatcgcgttcggtgcagggctggagaatgggcggcagacccgcgattgggtcggccggagaatcaacgccAGTCAGGGGCCACGCAGCGATACCCTGCGGTCGACCGGCTGAGCTCCCGtcggcgtggttcacgtatggttccacccggcgggagcttggcATCGCGGCGGCCGtcctggtggtgggtggggtgaatcAGTCTCCGGGGGGAGTAGCTTCCACTACGGCCAGTCCTGCGATAGGGGGCCACTGATCAGCGGGAGCGcgtaatctgggggggggggggggggggggggggctaccttcgCACTGGCCCattgtgtgggtctgccatgttccACGGGGCCAGAAAGGAAGCGGCAGCtgcacgcatgcgtggacccacggCCGGCAGTGGGGGGCCGCATAccagcagccggagctgtgtggagcactccagcaccgtgctggcccctatAGGCTACGGAATCGCTGGACCCAGAGGCTCGTTgacaccggcgtgaaacactccagtgtttatgccggcgtcaacacttagccgccattTTGAAGAATCCTGGCCCAAGTTCTCAGATGTCAACATATGGTGTACCAACTTAGTCACTTAGTTCCTCCAACATACAATTTAATTGAATTGTAGAAAATTGTCCATGTACAAATATAAATGCATGGACTTTTAGTGACTGAATAACCCATCCAGGTGATATTGGGAATACTGACAACAAAGTGAAAAGCCCTTTGAGCCAGAAAAGATAACCGACAGCATTAAGGTGGAGTGTTTACAATCCCACTTACAAATGTATAGTTTCTACATGAACTTTTAGAGTTTATTATTAAAGCTTAAAGCAATTAATTTTGATAACTGACAAGAGGAAATGCTAATAAAAATCATCCACAACAGAAGAGGTTTGTCTGTTTAACAAATTTGTTCATTATTCAGATCAATTCTGTCTACCATTGGCATATATTTTCATCCAGCTCTGTCCCAAATCCCTCTATAAAATTTACTTTGTGACCCTGACACAAGACCTTATTCCATAAATTGTTATTGCTTTACTTCTGACTTTCTAATTTTATACTTTGTTCACACCAGGTCTAAAAATTCCTATTTTTCTGTATAATTTGACAGCTCTCATATCCAGAAACGTCTTTGTTATTTGCCACAATACCCATTCAAGGTCAATAATATCCAACATGTCTTGACTAATAGAACACACATATTTTCATTATTTTCCACAAGCATTTAGTGAAGCTGGCGGAGACGAGAGGGAAGAGGTTAGGTAGAGAAGCAAAGTTTTAAATTCCACCTACTTCGGAGATGGTCTTCGTCATCTGCCTGCAGAGCTCAGGCTCATATTTCTCCTCCTGTAAGTAGCTTGCCAGGACGTCTTTGAGAATATTGTTCACAGTTGCCCCTGGAAAATACTTTGCCGGATCTAGGAATGGGTACAACAACTTTAACATATTGgttctgccagggtgcccagttgacactgccaggataTCCGGGTGCCAGTGGGTgcgtcctgtccctgaccacctggggggcTCTAATGGCCCCCCGGAGAACCCCAGTGGCCATCATGACTGATCTCAGCTTGTGGAGACCCAACTAATCGGTGCCTGGTTGAGGCCTTGCTGTTGCAGCCAGTGATTCCCGTGCGTTGGGTTAATGTGGCatcggcatatttaaatgagcctaaataTCATTATCCGGATCACGTCCAGCGGGATTCACCTGTCGTGCCCAACATGTTCCTTCCAAATTTTGCTGAAGGATTTGAAACCCCCAAGGTTTTATTCATGCTGCGGTAAGCTTTTGGTAACATTCCTCCCTCTCCCTACAGAGGTACCCTAATGCATTGGGAAATGAATGGCAACCACAATACTGGAAGATGTCAGTAGGTGGGCAGAAGTTCTACTTTGCACCCATGACCTTACCAGCCAATCTCAGGGCCAAGATCGCTGCACAAAGTGGACAATTCCCTTCAGTAAGATCATGTAGAAAATGAAATCATCAAGGGTAATAATGGCGCACACTTGGAGTTGCAAATTCATATAGAATTTGAATAAATTTTGATACTTTGCAGATAAAAACCAGGTGAATGTATCTGAAACAAAGATAGGTGACTCAGACAATTAAACACATTGGTTAGGAGAAAGAAGACTAAAGTATTGATATATTTTCCATTGCTCGAACATTCCCCAAGAACATTGGCTCAAGAATAATTTCCACATTTAATGTCCAGAGATAATGTTCCTAATGGCAACAGTCCCCTtctagagaacttgctgtccaaaGAAGCATAATAACCAGACCTTGCAGCTGCTATGCTACCTAGGCATACAGGCCTGGCTTAAGTGTGAAGAACATTTGGTTATGCTTTATTTATGAACTTACACAGGACTTAAAGGGCAACTACTTTAAACTTGTAACAATTCTGCCTTGGATGACTGAAATACTGTTGAAAAAATGCTGCCCATTTCACTCAATTTTCCCCACAATATATAACTAATGGCTTGCAGACTTCACCATCGAGTAGGAATGAAGCTGAAATTATGAAATCTTGTTCAACATAAATGCATGAAGAAAGAAAGTGAGCTTTTCATCAATTGTTTTCAGTTTGTGATCATTTACTGCTTTTGGTATCATtaagttatgaagaaagattgacaaGCCTCAACTCACGTAACTGATATGTGTTTTCCATTTGTTGTGCGGGACGTGGAAGATCATCATGATGCCCTGGATCATCCATATAGGACACAGTGCTCATGGAGCTGCTTAAAGAAAGATAATAAGAGCAGAAAGAACAGATATTATATAGGGTAAAGCATAGGTGAAGTtaactttttttattttaaattatgttGCTCAAAAACAAACTGAGGATATCTTTTGAACTCTTTGGCTAATACAACAAAAAATAACTGAGACCAATAGTTCACTTCTGGTGCAGGAGGACTGAATGCTCAGAACTGACAGTTGAAATGTCTTGGTGCTAGAATCTTTCACATAAACTGTGCACATGGTGTATTGAGACACTGGTCGTTCAATGCCAACAGTAAAAACATCCTGCTTCTTCAAATGGTGCTTATTTTTCCTGATGCACATACACATGGGGTGGAATTATATGGCCCTGTCATGGTAGTGGGGGAATGCAACAAGCCACTCAAAATTCTATTGACATCAGCCGGACTGAAAGATTCTATTGTTGGGAGATGccgtaaaattcagcccatagcATGTTTGTAAGGGCTTTGCCTTATCAAAACGTAAGACACTGACCAGTGTACACCAACTAAACTTAAATCATTAAGTATAATCCTTTTCATATAGTTGGAGGGTGCAATCTATCAGCCGCAACCTGCCAGAATCAGGGCGTAACATGGCCGATAGATTCCGGGGGACGGGCCTCCACGGGATTTCTGACGAGCGCTATGCCTTccaagatctaaccagatctcacaAAATGTCTTGATCTGGGTCCCGACCATTGTGAGCGGGACCCAGTCTCGCACagctaagtgagtttaagaacaCAGGCCAGATGCAACGGTCACCCAGCATCTATTGGCCTCACCAAGGTGACCAAAGCCAGGtcctgttcagtactggtccccacaaactgggaccaggtggaacggtgcccgagggggtctcccaggcgatcagagTCCCCGGGGTGGTCGGCCTCTGGGAAGggttgcaccctggcactgctgctggtgccaccctggcaccgagCCCTGTCACCCTGGAAGTACCACCTGGatgtcacctggcactgccaatgccaAGATGTCAGGCTGGCATTTTCCCCACACCGGGATCGGGCTCGGGGTACTCTGGccttgtgaggtggggtgcaggggggctgAATTTAGGTGAGTTGggagtttgggtggggggggatgggagtcCGGGGGTTGCTTCCGTGGGTTAAGAgaatgggacgccatttttaaatggcattccaatctctccatacaaggaggagctctgctcactgtaactcttcagtgcaggaaatgacactTTAATGCGCccttggttttggggggggggggttaaaaaatAAGACTGCCGTTATAGGGTAGAtggccccactaatcccatccaGAACGGACTCTATTTTCTTTATTTAGAACGTGCCCATagcattttacagcacagaaagagccccttcggtccatcatgtctgcgatGTCTATTCAAACCAGATTACTCACGGCTGGAAACCTGGTTCTAAAACTGTTTTCAGTTATGTGAAAACAGCACCAGTTACTACTCAACTACATTAAaggaatatatatatacattttttgaaaatcttttgattggcttttctcatatttataaacagttgttacttattgGCAGAGACATTGGAGCCCATAcgaagtattagctgaaggaagtttgcccccaggtacatcagctcagcacttatatacattacatttatcttgcccgtgctaatttgctttattttacagagaggtttgttttgtccttcatttgactaaccgtacgtacattttgctgccctctggctcggcctatgatatcccccctttcccacaTTGCCcctccttctcgctgcttgtgcctatcaggtcctctaatagtatGGTtcctggggccccggggtaccctactctctctttgcggaggaagtgctttatttggaggtgtctcaattcctgtcctcttgctagtttccacttcctcggcagttcgtccagtgtcgctagTCTGCGCCCTCCGTAGAAGTccctgaccgtcagtgtgcccccgtcctgcctccatcttttgaaggtggctatatctagcatggctggggggaatctgtgattgccacagatgggtgccataagggacattttggttattccGAAGTGCTGGCTCAACTGGGTCTACATTCTCagcgtggccactaccactgggctcgttgtgtaccttgttgaggaggatgggagtgctgctgtggccgggcctggagggttgttcctttataGGATGCcgcctccatttgtacccaatctctgtagggttcttgtacccatcccctcactatttctgccgttgctgcccagtggtagtactgtaggTTCAGTAGAGCCAAGCCCCCTCtgattttccctctttgcagtgttggtttgggaattctcgggttcttgcccccccccccccccacacaaacgccatgattagcctaTCTattttttggaaaaaggccttgggatgaagatcgggatggatctaaacaggaagaaccttggcagtacgttcatcttgatcgtctgcacccttcccgtcagggagagtgggagtgaggcccacagttgaaggtcttttcttacttcctccaccaggctggtcaggttccacttgcggatctgtgtccagtctctggctgttTGGATTCCCAGGTaatggaatctgttctgggccgttttgaacgggagccccttcagctctgtcccttcattttttaatgaaaaaaaaagaaacaa encodes:
- the dynlt5 gene encoding tctex1 domain-containing protein 1, which produces MVNIIMSDIAKDKAARLLKKTGSFSSLSSYDVKVKENMRKQKDSMSTVSYMDDPGHHDDLPRPAQQMENTYQLHPAKYFPGATVNNILKDVLASYLQEEKYEPELCRQMTKTISEVIKARIKDLMIPRYKIIVLIHIGQLNEQSIRVGSRCLWNSSTDTFSSFSFCNRSLFAVANVFAVYFE